The window GAGATAGATAGTGAGTCTGTTTTTGGAATGGTctgttgttatattttttttagagaataaGAAAATCTTGAATGAAAATCCTAGTTTTCGTGAGTTGTTTCTCTCATTACTCATTTATCAGAGTTATCTTGATCCTTATTCGCAGTTTGGGCTAGAACCACTGGAGAGGCCAAGAAGGTTTACCAATCCACCACACTCTATATACTATTAACATAACTTCTCTAAAACCAATTGATGTTAGTTCACTTTTCAGTATAAGTTGTATGTATTTTGCTTTGCAGGAGCTGTCAAAGAAGAAATCTGCTGAACCGGGTATATGCTTCGGACGAGGCAAGAATGTATGCAATCGACAGGGCAGAGACGCTTCAGTCAAGCTTAGATCCAGAATTCCCTAGCTTTGTCAAACCAATGCTTCAATCACACGTCACCGGAGGATTTTGGATGGTAGGTGAAGAAACTTGAATGTTAAATGACTCAAGGAGTGTCTGATACTTAGCCCTAGTAGGTgtaaactccaaaaaaaaattcatatgttttCTTAAACCAGGGCTTGCCGCTTCATTTTTGCAAGACATATCTGCCAAAACGTGATGAAATGATGACTTTAGTTGACGAGGAAGATGAGGAGTTTGTGGCGAAATACCTTGCGGCGAAGACCGGTCTTAGCGGAGGCTGGAGAGGTTTCTCCATTGATCATCAGTTAGTCGATGGAGATGCTGTCGTCTTTCACCTTATCGCCCCAACAACGTTCAAGGTAAAGTGGTAAATTTGAaagatctctgtttttgttgaaaCATAGGCTAGTTAGATACTTTTAGCATTAATGTTGAAACATATTGCTTGTTCAGGTGTATATCATTAGGGTAAatgatgatgaaaacaatgatTCAGATGGGGATGAAGAGAATGATATTGAATCAAAcgagaaacaagaagagaatgTTTCAGAAGCTAAATCGTTGCGAAGCAgtggtaaaagaaaaagaggaggtAAACAATGTCTCAACTAATCTCTTTGCTAAACTTGATAATTTTGATTAGATGAAAAGCTAAAGTTGTGAATTGATGTGTGCAGGAAGAAAGTAGAGTTTGAACTTGAAAGGTTGAATTGTGATTtcgaagaaaaggaagaaactaaCAAGTTGTTGTAATGGAGACAAACATTTGGATTGGGGTTTATTTTTGTCTTGTAATGGAGACAAACATGGAAACGTTACTTACGGCTAATATTTTTGGTAGCTACgttgattttatatgatttgataGTTTATAATATACGATTTGGATAAGGgaaagataaaaaacaaaacttgaagaaagAGAATTGAGAGTGAAGTCGCACCGAACCGAAAACAAATGGACCTAACCAAATTGAAATTAGGAGTGAGAACCGGGTTTTTGTTACCAATAGTACCACCGCCACAAATTGGTACACAACATACCCGGTACGGTACGGTACGGTTAATAAAACACGAGAAAGAGATAGGAAGAAGAGACGAAACTGATTCCTCCACACGGAAAAGCAAAAAccgtagagagagagagagagagacgacgacgacggccAAAGTCTCTTTTACTCTTAAAAACTTTTTGCTTCCTTCTCTCTAATTCTCTCCTCCGCAATCAATCACGAGACGAAAACTTGATGTCACCATCCCcagagaaaccctaaaaagttttcatcaaaatcccaaaacaaaaattaaaaaggtcTTGTTggactaaaaccaaaacaaagatggTGTTTCCGTGGAACATTGCTAAATCCGCGGAGGAAGCTTTCTCGAGGTGGGCGGTGAAGAGGGTTGTCAAATTcttgttgaagaagaaattggGTAAACTCATACTTGGTGACATCGACCTTGATCAACTCGATATCCAGCTTCGTGATGGTTCTATTCAGCTTTGCGATCTTGCTATCAACGTTGACTATTTGAATGacaaggtttgttttttctctccTCTCCTCCGTTTTGTTTTTTCGCTTTTTAGATTATGGAATTCTGGAATTTTGGGTAACTGTGTTAGTGTTTGGCTCTGGAGTAGAAGTCTGTTTTATGTTGAGGATGGTGTAGTTGTAGTTCAATCCAGGGAGATTTAGTCCATTGGTAGTGGTTTTAGTTCCTGATGATCAAAAGACCGTTCTCAGTTGATGAATGCAAGACTAATTATAGAGTTGTAGCTCCATTATTGTATATTGAGAAATGTTTATGGGGTTTGTGATTATATTGTTTTGGAATTCATACTTTGATTTTCTTATCAATTTGCTGAAAAGATGTGAAAGGAACCAATTCTGACTGTCCCATCCCCATATCTTATCTTTGAATCCAGTTTGATGCTCCGCTGCTCATAAAGGAAGGCTCAATTGGATCTTTGTTAGTCAAAATGCCTTGGAAGACCAATGGTTGTCAAGTTGAGGTTGATGAGCTTGAACTCGTTCTCGCACCACGTTTGGAAAGTAATGCATCATCTTCTAATGAAGCCACCACCTCTGCCTCTACCAGAGAAGATTCACAGAATGTTCGTCTTGAACTAGGAAAGCATGACAATGAGATGTTTGTGAACGCTGCGAAATCTGCCTCTATTGATGTCCATGAAGGCGTTAAGACGGTTGCCAAGATAGTGAAATGGTTTCTTACAAGTTTTCATGTCAAAATTAAGAATTTGATCATAGCGTTTGATTCTGACTTTGGCAAAGATCAGAGTGAAGCTGGCCCTCGGCCAACATTGGTACTTAGAATGACAGAAATAGAGTGTGGAATTTCAGAGGACCATGTTTCGGCTAATGAAGTTTCTCCTGATAACATCCTCGGTATTAATCGACTTGCAAACTGTGTGAAGTTTCAAGGAGCTGTTGTAGAGCTTTTAAATatggatggtgatgatgatgacaaaacTTGTGGTAAAAAAACATCTAGTGGTGTGACTTTGATCATGACAGGCGAAGGAGGTGGCTTTTCAGGGtgtttgaattttagtataCCCTGGAAGAACGGTTCTTTAGATATTCGCAAGGTGGATGCTGATATTTGTATTGATCCTTTTGAACTACGATTTCAACCGTCTACAATTAGATGGTTCTTACAAATGTGGAAGGCTTTCACAAGTTTCGGATCGGATGGTTTCCCCTCAGTTTCTCGTTCTAATCCATCTACGGATTCACCTACAATACCTACTAATGTAATAGTAACGCCTCCAGCTACATTATCCTCGTCAGGTGGCCAAGAATTAGAGCCTGATACTACACCTGACTTACAGTTTATACCGGATTGGTTTCCATCTTCTTTCAGCAAGAAAGAAGTGGATGGTGAAGTAGATATTGGGGCAAGGTATAAAGCATGTCTCTAccataatatttcttatttttctcaaGTCTTTTAGAgatattgtattttttcttacttgactgttttttttcaaaatctttcatCACAATCTGGATATGAATTTACCTTTATGTTTATTTAACTGAATTGACGTATTTGTGTTATCTCTTCTTGTTTCCTACAGTGTGGACCAgttttttgaatgttttgatGCCATGAGGAGTTACCAATCAGCTTTTGGAAGCCAAGGGATGTGGAATTGGACATCTTCTGTCTTCACAGCAATCAATGCTGCATCGAGCCTTGCTTCTGGGTCTTTGCTTCTTCCTTCTGGTaagaatattttcttgaatttgtttaaaattgtgCATTGAACATATTGGTATGTGTTATCACCAAATATATGTAAGCTTCCTATGCCGGTGTTAATCTTGTTTTGTGATCTTAggttatttcttgttttttctagattttattACTGCTAGTCTGCTACCCTATATACCATCAAGCTTTATGCTTAAATCAATCCATTAGCTAGTGATGCCAAACAGTGTAAGTCGTTATAGTAACAAGCTATATGCTATTCTCATGaatgtgcagaacaacaacatgTGGAAACAAGTTGTAAAGTATTCTTTGCTGGAGTTTCGgtagttttgtttttccaagATGAAGACAATTGGAAGGATGTTTCCACGCAGATACACTACTTGGGTGCAGAACTCAGAGATATTTCTGTCTCTTTTCAGGTAATTACCTTGATGAATTGTATTTAATCTCCTCACTAGTATATGCCCCCGAGTTACTTAAAACATTCAATAAGGTCAACAGGTTTGCCCTCATGATATGAGGCTAGAAGGTGAAGTGAACAGCATAGAGATCGCCGATTATTTTCAAGCTGGAAATGTTGTTGACACTGCTAATGCTAAATATCAGACTCGTTTGATTAAGGATTTACAAGCCAAGGTTCAGACTAGTCTTCCTCCCTTTGCCTCGTCGCATATGCATGCTGACTCCGAAAGCTTAAGCGAGATAGTTTCTGATGGATTCCTCTTTCGTAACAAAGGTTTCGCAGTCAAGACATTGTTGGTTATAGCTGCTGGAGGCAGTGGATTTCAGTTTATTGTCAGGTTCCAATCATCCAAATCCAGCCATAGAGTATCAAACTCATTCTCGTTGAGTTTACCTCCTACCACATTCTGGTTGAACCTTAATTCAGTAGAAATGTTGGTAAAGCTTTTCAACGATGTATCAGAATCTATCCCCATAATTAGTCATGAAAGGAATCAGGTGGCATCCTCTTCTATATCTGAAAGTTTGGGAGGTAGTGTGTCAATTTGGAATGCTCGAGTGATTCTGTGGTTCCCTTTTGAGAGCATTTCAGAAAGGTTATGTAACTCGCTTGGTGAGCAATTTATTGTCATCGACTTATCTTCATCTCCGCCATCTGACAAGGAAAGGCGTAAAGAAGAAAGTCCAGGAGATATGTACTTTACATCGGCTACTCGCTCTATATGCGTCAGTGTTGGTGATGCTAGCATCTATTTGGTCACTTCTGACCGTAAAGATTCTGAAACAAATTCATACCTGAGGCAGGGTGAATTCTCTGCATATAATATTTTGCATACCAACAATAGAACTAGGCACCAACTTTCAACCATTGGTATGTTTTGGCAAGATAGACATATTGGTGGCCCTTGGTTAGTAGAGAGAGCTAAGATGTTGGCTACGCAGGAAGAATCTATTCAGACAGGTAAGTCTTGCGGGAACGGCCTCGAGTTTGCTGCTGTTGCTACGGCCAAAGATCTAGAAGACATCTACTCTCGAACCAGGAAAGAGATAATTATGGCTTCTTCATTCTGCCTTTATGTTCATTTGCTTCCACTTGCTATCTGTTTAGATAGCTGGCAATACAGTAAATTCTGTAATCTCATAGAAGAGGCAAAAAATTGGCTATCACGTATGGCAACCAATACAGCtgacaaaacagaggaatctgTTGTGTGTCAAACGTCTCTCGTTGTTGAATGTGATTCTATTGACATCTTGGTTAGGCCAGAACCACAAATGGACATTAAAAATCAGCTTCAGATTGAGCTTCCTGGATCATGGATTCAGCTCAACCTAAGGGTTCAGAAAGTAAATCTTATGTCCGTCTCAAATCTCGGCAGTATCTCTGGTGCTGATTTCTTTTGGTTAACCCATCGGGAAGGTACATTATGGGGTTCTGTCACAAGTCTACCTGATCAGGAGTTGCTCTTACTCTCATGTAACAACTCTGCAATCAAGCGCGGTAACGGAGGAGGTTCAAATGCATTGTCGTCAAGGTTTGCTGGCTTAGATATTCTGCATTTGCATGAACCAGGAATTTGTGAAGATTATTTAGCAGTATCTGTCAGGGGCTGTACGGTCTCTGCCATAGGAGGACGCATGGATTGGATAGAAGTGGCTActtcttttttcacttttgaAGTTGAAACAAATTCTCAAGAGAGAAACTCCAGCCCGTCTAGTGGCTCCTCGTTTATTCTGAATTTGGTTGATGTTGGTCTAAGCTATGAACCCCACCATGAGAATACAGATCATTTACATCAAGTAAGTGATCCATGGGTTGCCTGTCTGGTAGCAGCATCTTCTTTTAGCCTCTCGAAGAAAAGTCTGGTTGATTCCATAAGCAATGATTATACAATCAGGATTCAAGATCTTGGGCTTCTTCTGTCTGTAGATTTGGACCGTAGCAAACTTGATGGAATGTACAGTTCAGAGCATCTTCATGAGACTGGCTATGTTAAAGTTGCTAATGTGGCGCTAATTGAAGCAACTCTAAGGACTAACTCTGAAAATGGCCTTTGGGAGTTAGAGTGTTCAAAATCTCACTTAATAATTGAAACTTGCAGTGACACGACTTCTGGTTTGATTCGCTTGGCCACCCAGCTCCAACAGTTACTTGCTCCTGATTTGGAAGAATCAGCTGTGCACCTGCAGACTCGATGGGACAGCATTCAGCAGGCAAATACTAGGAATGATTTTGATATCAACGATAGATNGTAGCAGCATCTTCTTTTAGCCTCTCGAAGAAAAGTCTGGTTGATTCCATAAGCAATGATTATACAATCAGGATTCAAGATCTTGGGCTTCTTCTGTCTGTAGATTTGGACCGTAGCAAACTTGATGGAATGTACAGTTCAGAGCATCTTCATGAGACTGGCTATGTTAAAGTTGCTAATGTGGCGCTAATTGAAGCAACTCTAAGGACTAACTCTGAAAATGGCCTTTGGGAGTTAGAGTGTTCAAAATCTCACTTAATAATTGAAACTTGCAGTGACACGACTTCTGGTTTGATTCGCTTGGCCACCCAGCTCCAACAGTTACTTGCTCCTGATTTGGAAGAATCAGCTGTGCACCTGCAGACTCGATGGGACAGCATTCAGCAGGCAAATACTAGGAATGATTTTGATATCAACGATAGATTCAGTAGCTCCGATTCAAGTGGAGAAATGAGAAACTTGAGATTAGAGTCAGGAAATGAAACTGGGGTCATTGGTTTGATGGAAGAAATAAATGAAGATACATTCCAGTTTGATATCAATCCTACATGTCAGTCTGACTCTATGGAAGATCAGAATAATTATATGTCACCTCATGGGCAGCCATTTAATTGGGTACCTGCTGCTCTTGAGAAACTACCTTCTACTGACAGTTTTTGTGGGTCATCATCTAGAATAGATTCAGAAAGCAGTCAAATATTCCTAGAAAGAGAGAGCCTGCCTGAAATAATTGAAAACTATTGTTTGTCTGAGTTCCGTCCATTGTCAGAGGTAGAGGTACCTCAAGAAGGGGATTCATCAGGGAGAGAATTCTTTCCTGGGACTGATTTGAGGAGAGGAAATTCTGGGTGGTATGATGACACGTCCTTAAGAATTTTAGAAGACCATGTGTCAGAAGCAACTGAGGAAGATCATGAGGAACATATTCTTGNNNNNNNNNNNNNNNNNNNNNNNNNNNNNNNNNNNNNNNNNNNNNNNNNNNNNNNNNNNNNNNNNNNNNNNNNNNNNNNNNNNNNNNNNNNNNNNNNNNNNNNNNNNNNNNNNNNNNNNNNNNNNNNNNNNNNNNNNNNNNNNNNNNNNNNNNNNNNNNNNNNNNNNNNNNNNNNNNNNNNNNNNNNNNNNNNNNNNNNNNNNNNNNNNNNNNNNNNNNNNNNNNNNNNNNNNNNNNNNNNNNNNNNNNNNNNNNNNNNNNNNNNNNNNNNNNNNNNNNNNNNNNNNNNNNNNNNNNNNNNNNNNNNNNNNNNNNNNNNNNNNNNNNNNNNNNNNNNNNNNNNNNNNNNNNNNNNNNNNNNNNNNNNNNNNNNNNNNNNNNNNNNNNNNNNNNNNNNNNNNNNNNNNNNNNNNNNNNNNNNNNNNNNNNNNNNNNNNNNNNNNNNNNNNNNNNNNNNNNNNNNNNNNNNNNNNNNNNNNNNNNNNNNNNNNNNNNNNNNNNNNNNNNNNNNNNNNNNNNNNNNNNNNNNNNNNNNNNNNNNNNNNNNNNNNNNNNNNNNNNNNNNNNNNNNNNNNNNNNNN is drawn from Camelina sativa cultivar DH55 chromosome 1, Cs, whole genome shotgun sequence and contains these coding sequences:
- the LOC104784125 gene encoding B3 domain-containing protein At3g19184-like yields the protein MVESELSYEQIRLNRVEENKKRMGELNLNKLAQSLRVSSSPKPSPSKTRTMRTPVDFSEIRRSSRAKGPPPSYKEFGLEPLERPRRSCQRRNLLNRVYASDEARMYAIDRAETLQSSLDPEFPSFVKPMLQSHVTGGFWMGLPLHFCKTYLPKRDEMMTLVDEEDEEFVAKYLAAKTGLSGGWRGFSIDHQLVDGDAVVFHLIAPTTFKVYIIRVNDDENNDSDGDEENDIESNEKQEENVSEAKSLRSSGKRKRGGRK